A region from the Priestia filamentosa genome encodes:
- a CDS encoding FadR/GntR family transcriptional regulator produces MEYKKIKPRKIYEQVAEELLLNIKNGDLKPGDKLDSVWQLAENFQVGRSAIREALSALRAMGLIEMRQGEGTFVREFDPSMISLPITTAVLMKKEDIENLLEVRKVLEVGASGAAASKRTEEDLTNMKNILEKMLNSVGDEELGEKVDFQFHLAVAKASQNPLLVGLMNNVGEMMLQSMRETRRVWLYSKETTSQRLYDEHMQIYKAIEAMDVRRAQDLMISHLMSVEAVLLENVVEEK; encoded by the coding sequence TTGGAATATAAAAAAATTAAACCAAGGAAAATTTATGAACAAGTAGCAGAAGAGCTGCTTTTAAATATAAAAAATGGGGATTTGAAACCTGGTGACAAGTTAGATTCTGTATGGCAACTTGCTGAAAACTTTCAAGTTGGCCGTTCTGCTATTCGTGAAGCACTAAGTGCCTTAAGAGCAATGGGACTTATTGAAATGAGACAAGGTGAAGGCACCTTTGTCAGGGAATTTGATCCATCTATGATTTCTCTCCCTATTACAACAGCCGTTCTTATGAAGAAAGAAGATATTGAAAACCTGCTAGAAGTTCGAAAAGTGCTAGAAGTTGGGGCATCAGGGGCTGCAGCATCAAAGCGAACAGAAGAAGATTTAACAAATATGAAAAACATATTAGAAAAAATGCTGAATTCTGTTGGTGATGAGGAACTTGGTGAGAAAGTTGATTTTCAATTTCATCTTGCTGTTGCGAAAGCTTCACAAAACCCCCTTTTAGTAGGCCTTATGAACAATGTAGGGGAAATGATGCTTCAATCAATGAGGGAAACAAGGAGAGTATGGCTGTATTCTAAAGAAACCACTTCTCAGCGCCTTTATGATGAGCATATGCAAATTTATAAGGCTATTGAAGCAATGGATGTCAGGCGAGCCCAAGATTTGATGATTTCTCATTTAATGAGTGTTGAAGCTGTTTTACTAGAAAATGTTGTTGAGGAGAAGTAA
- a CDS encoding nicotinate phosphoribosyltransferase — protein MGKCYQDDSLALHTDLYEINMAKSYFKNNMHNRRAVFETFFRKMPFGGGYAVFAGLERVIDYLANFRFSETDLDYLYNVLGFEEEFIDYLKGVRFSGDVQSVVEGEIIFANEPIMRIDAPLLEGQLIETPLLNILNFHPLIATKASRIRLAVGADTLIEGENAPALMEFGSRRAHELDAALYGTRAAYIGGFDSTSNLRAGKIFGIPVSGTHAHALVQVYRNEYEAFKHYAETHKDCVFLVDTYNTLRSGVPNAIRVAKEMGDRINFIGIRLDSGKLQYLSKQARAMLDEAGFPNAKIFASNDLDEYSITDLKAQGAKIDGWGVGTKLITSYQQPALGAVYKLVSIEDENGNMVDTIKLSENPEKISTPGLKSVYRIANTMNGKWEGDYIAMENEKPNEEDHLKMFHPVHTHVSKYVTDFRATNIHQNIFAGGELIYKEPSIEQMRAYCLQNLQYLWDDYKIISKSDEDVSRPTEYPVDLSTECWQNKMHNIEETRREATRVMQTR, from the coding sequence ATGGGTAAATGCTACCAAGATGATAGTTTAGCACTTCATACAGATTTATATGAAATTAATATGGCGAAATCGTATTTCAAAAACAACATGCACAATCGTCGAGCTGTTTTTGAAACGTTTTTCCGCAAAATGCCTTTTGGGGGAGGATACGCAGTTTTTGCGGGTCTTGAACGCGTAATTGATTATTTAGCAAATTTTCGTTTTAGTGAGACAGATCTTGATTATTTATATAATGTACTAGGATTTGAGGAAGAGTTTATTGATTATTTGAAGGGCGTACGTTTTTCTGGGGACGTTCAGTCTGTTGTAGAAGGAGAGATTATTTTTGCCAATGAGCCAATTATGCGAATTGATGCTCCTCTTTTAGAAGGGCAGCTTATTGAAACGCCGCTTCTTAATATCTTAAACTTCCATCCCCTTATTGCGACAAAAGCATCACGCATCAGGTTAGCTGTAGGAGCAGATACGCTTATTGAAGGAGAAAATGCGCCAGCGCTTATGGAATTTGGCTCAAGGCGGGCTCATGAATTAGATGCCGCTCTTTATGGAACAAGAGCAGCCTATATTGGTGGGTTTGATTCAACAAGTAATTTGCGCGCTGGAAAGATCTTCGGCATCCCTGTTTCAGGTACTCACGCACATGCCCTTGTTCAAGTGTATCGTAATGAGTATGAAGCTTTCAAACATTATGCTGAAACGCACAAAGACTGCGTATTTTTAGTTGACACATATAATACGCTCCGCTCTGGTGTGCCAAACGCTATTCGCGTTGCAAAAGAAATGGGTGACCGTATTAACTTTATTGGTATCCGTCTTGATAGTGGAAAGCTTCAATATTTATCTAAACAGGCTCGAGCAATGCTTGATGAAGCAGGGTTTCCAAATGCGAAAATCTTTGCTTCAAACGACCTTGATGAGTATTCCATAACAGACTTAAAAGCTCAAGGCGCTAAGATTGATGGCTGGGGGGTTGGAACAAAGCTGATTACCTCTTATCAACAGCCAGCATTAGGAGCTGTATATAAGCTTGTTTCAATTGAAGATGAAAACGGGAATATGGTAGATACAATTAAGCTGTCAGAAAACCCAGAGAAAATTTCAACTCCAGGTTTAAAAAGCGTATATCGTATTGCAAATACGATGAATGGCAAATGGGAAGGCGATTACATTGCAATGGAAAATGAAAAGCCAAACGAAGAAGATCATTTAAAAATGTTCCATCCTGTACATACACATGTAAGTAAATATGTTACAGACTTTAGAGCAACAAACATTCATCAAAACATCTTTGCTGGAGGCGAGCTTATTTATAAAGAGCCGTCCATTGAACAAATGAGAGCGTACTGTCTGCAGAATCTCCAATATTTGTGGGACGATTATAAAATTATCTCAAAATCAGATGAAGATGTATCAAGACCAACAGAATATCCAGTTGATTTAAGCACAGAATGTTGGCAGAACAAAATGCACAATATTGAGGAAACGCGCAGAGAAGCGACAAGAGTCATGCAAACTCGTTAA
- the nadE gene encoding ammonia-dependent NAD(+) synthetase, whose product MSDLQKRIIEEMDTKPSIDVQEEIRKSVDFLKDYMKQYDFLQTFVLGISGGQDSTLAGKLAQMAVDELNEEVGEGKYEFIAVRLPYGTQMDEEDCQDALKFIQPSRIVTVNIKGAVDQMLVAVETDTGDSVSDFNKGNVKARQRMIAQYTIAGMYSGVVIGTDHSAEAVTGFYTKYGDGGADLVPLFRLNKRQGKMLLKELGCPEHLYNKKPTADLEEDRPQLPDEEALGVTYDQIDDYLEGKDVGKEAAEKIQTHFLKTEHKRHLPITVYDDFWKK is encoded by the coding sequence ATGAGTGATTTACAAAAACGTATTATTGAAGAAATGGATACAAAACCATCTATTGATGTACAAGAAGAAATTCGTAAGAGTGTAGACTTTTTAAAAGACTATATGAAACAATACGACTTTTTACAAACATTTGTCTTAGGAATCTCTGGTGGACAAGACTCTACATTAGCAGGAAAGCTTGCTCAGATGGCAGTAGACGAGCTAAATGAAGAAGTTGGAGAAGGAAAGTATGAGTTTATCGCAGTTCGTCTTCCATATGGAACACAAATGGATGAAGAAGATTGTCAAGATGCGCTTAAATTTATTCAACCTAGCCGCATAGTCACAGTGAATATTAAAGGCGCTGTTGATCAAATGCTTGTTGCTGTTGAAACAGATACGGGTGATTCAGTTTCTGACTTTAACAAAGGGAATGTGAAGGCAAGGCAGCGTATGATTGCTCAATATACAATTGCGGGTATGTATAGCGGAGTTGTAATTGGAACAGATCATTCTGCTGAAGCTGTAACAGGTTTCTATACAAAATATGGTGACGGTGGCGCGGATCTTGTCCCTCTATTTCGTTTAAATAAACGTCAAGGTAAGATGCTGTTAAAAGAGCTAGGCTGTCCAGAGCATCTTTATAATAAGAAGCCTACAGCAGATCTTGAAGAAGATCGCCCACAGCTTCCTGATGAAGAAGCACTTGGTGTCACATATGATCAAATTGATGATTATCTAGAAGGAAAAGACGTAGGAAAAGAAGCAGCAGAAAAAATTCAAACGCATTTCCTTAAAACAGAGCATAAACGTCATCTACCAATTACTGTTTATGATGACTTCTGGAAGAAATAA
- a CDS encoding PAS domain-containing protein produces the protein MENNQPQLKNNLISKAIDYTRVGVVITDPSLPDNPIVYTNQAFLNLTGYGEEDVIGRNCRFLQGEATNRETVQKVRKAIQQKKPISIEIQNYRRDGSRFWNELAIDPVYSEEDQKWYFVGIQKDITEQENYKQLLEEALKELTVLSTPIVPIAEKISVLPIIGTLTEERYEEMITQVSHYLTTAKDDVLVMDLSGLIGIDTHAAHKIFKFHELLKLMGTDLILTGIKPELAIKTEQLNLDFSSLQTFLNVKDAIKQLKS, from the coding sequence ATGGAAAACAATCAACCCCAGTTGAAGAATAACTTAATTTCAAAAGCAATTGATTATACACGTGTGGGTGTCGTTATTACAGATCCTTCACTTCCTGATAATCCTATTGTTTACACAAACCAGGCATTTTTGAATCTAACAGGCTACGGTGAAGAAGATGTTATCGGAAGAAACTGTCGTTTCCTACAAGGAGAAGCTACAAATAGAGAAACAGTTCAAAAAGTTAGAAAAGCCATTCAACAAAAAAAACCAATATCTATTGAAATCCAAAACTATCGAAGAGATGGAAGTAGATTTTGGAATGAGCTTGCGATTGATCCTGTTTATTCTGAGGAAGATCAAAAATGGTATTTTGTTGGAATACAAAAAGATATTACGGAGCAAGAAAACTATAAACAGCTTCTAGAAGAAGCTTTAAAAGAACTAACTGTTCTCTCAACCCCTATTGTTCCAATTGCTGAGAAAATCTCTGTTCTTCCTATTATCGGAACACTTACAGAAGAACGCTATGAAGAAATGATTACCCAAGTAAGCCATTACTTAACGACTGCTAAAGATGATGTGCTTGTGATGGATTTATCAGGTCTCATCGGGATTGATACACATGCCGCCCATAAAATCTTTAAATTTCATGAACTTCTTAAGTTAATGGGAACAGATCTCATTTTAACTGGAATAAAACCGGAGCTTGCTATTAAAACAGAGCAACTCAATCTTGATTTTTCATCCCTTCAAACGTTCCTAAATGTAAAAGATGCAATCAAACAGCTTAAAAGTTAA
- a CDS encoding L-lactate permease encodes MSMGMLSLLAVVPIFSVFLFLVVLRWPANKAMPLSLLITAVMSYGVWKVPLTDILAASVKGVVSALEVGIIVFGAILLLNMLKESGAVYTIRQGFMGITPDRRIQAIIIAWFFGSFLEGAAGWGSPATVIAPLLVAVGFPALAAVMVALIIQSTPVSFGAVGTPILTGVGTGLSGSELVDKHIATLGTTYERYLIDLGGQVAIIHSIAGIFIPLFLTAMLTKFFGKKKSFREGFAVWKFALFAGLSFTVPYMLVAVFLGPEFPSLIGGLVGLAIVIPAVKKGLFAPKETWDFEHKEKWNKEWSGTLQIKNEKPGRFISPLLAWVPYVIVAVLLVMTRVNFLPFSSWLKSWEVGIDHLFGSEIGFSTVPLNIPGVVFLFTSFIVFFLHKMEWKRAKKAIGESGKTVSAAMVALIFSVPMVQVFINTGGSLEGYMSMPLTIAEGISGVFNENWPLISPSIGALGAFVAGSNTISNMMFALFQFGVADNIGATPSVVVALQAVGGAAGNMICVHNVVAASAAAGLVGKEGSLIRKLLLPLTFYVFITGAAGYMILYGIGFNIGTLLFGGIVAGLIIAIILQTRKTRVYEKEERKSI; translated from the coding sequence ATGAGCATGGGGATGCTATCACTGCTAGCGGTTGTACCTATTTTTTCAGTTTTCTTGTTTCTTGTTGTTTTGCGTTGGCCAGCAAATAAGGCAATGCCTTTATCCTTACTCATTACAGCAGTAATGAGCTATGGAGTATGGAAGGTGCCGCTAACAGATATTTTGGCTGCAAGTGTAAAGGGAGTTGTATCTGCTCTTGAAGTTGGTATTATCGTTTTTGGAGCTATTCTCCTCTTAAATATGTTGAAGGAAAGTGGAGCAGTATATACTATTCGTCAAGGTTTTATGGGGATTACGCCTGATCGGCGTATTCAGGCAATCATTATAGCCTGGTTTTTTGGCTCATTTTTAGAAGGAGCAGCAGGGTGGGGATCACCAGCAACTGTTATTGCTCCACTTCTTGTAGCCGTTGGATTTCCTGCACTTGCAGCTGTAATGGTAGCCCTTATTATTCAATCAACACCTGTTTCTTTCGGAGCAGTGGGAACGCCAATTTTAACAGGAGTTGGAACAGGATTAAGCGGTTCAGAGCTTGTTGATAAGCATATTGCAACTCTTGGGACAACATATGAGCGCTATCTTATTGATCTTGGAGGACAAGTAGCAATAATTCATAGTATTGCAGGAATTTTTATTCCACTTTTCTTAACTGCTATGCTTACGAAATTTTTTGGTAAGAAAAAATCATTTAGAGAAGGTTTTGCAGTTTGGAAGTTTGCTCTTTTTGCAGGACTTTCATTTACGGTTCCATATATGCTTGTAGCGGTCTTTCTAGGTCCTGAGTTTCCTTCCCTTATTGGAGGACTTGTCGGACTAGCCATTGTAATTCCTGCAGTTAAAAAAGGTTTGTTTGCACCAAAAGAAACTTGGGATTTTGAACATAAGGAAAAATGGAATAAAGAATGGAGCGGAACGCTACAAATAAAAAATGAAAAGCCTGGTCGCTTTATTTCACCCCTTTTAGCATGGGTTCCTTATGTTATTGTAGCTGTGCTTTTAGTTATGACAAGAGTTAACTTTTTGCCATTCTCCTCTTGGTTGAAAAGTTGGGAAGTGGGAATAGACCATTTATTTGGAAGTGAGATTGGTTTTTCTACAGTTCCGCTTAATATTCCTGGAGTTGTGTTTTTATTTACAAGCTTTATCGTATTCTTTCTTCATAAGATGGAATGGAAACGTGCTAAAAAAGCAATAGGGGAATCAGGAAAGACAGTAAGTGCAGCTATGGTTGCTTTAATCTTTTCCGTGCCAATGGTTCAGGTTTTTATTAATACAGGAGGAAGTTTAGAAGGATATATGAGTATGCCGCTCACAATAGCAGAGGGAATTTCAGGGGTTTTCAATGAGAACTGGCCTCTAATTTCACCATCGATAGGGGCACTTGGAGCTTTCGTAGCTGGAAGTAACACAATCAGCAATATGATGTTTGCTCTTTTTCAATTTGGAGTAGCAGACAATATTGGCGCAACTCCAAGCGTTGTTGTCGCTTTGCAAGCTGTAGGAGGAGCTGCTGGGAATATGATATGTGTGCATAATGTTGTAGCTGCATCAGCTGCCGCAGGTTTAGTTGGCAAAGAAGGTTCACTGATTCGCAAGCTTCTTTTACCACTGACTTTCTACGTCTTCATTACAGGAGCAGCAGGGTATATGATTTTATATGGAATTGGTTTTAATATTGGAACTCTATTATTTGGAGGAATTGTAGCAGGCCTTATTATCGCCATCATTTTGCAAACAAGAAAAACAAGGGTATATGAAAAAGAAGAACGTAAAAGTATATAA